Below is a window of Populus trichocarpa isolate Nisqually-1 chromosome 3, P.trichocarpa_v4.1, whole genome shotgun sequence DNA.
ttaaaaaactaaatattatacaaatatattcatatcatattaatatatatttcaggGTAGATTTGGTCGGGTTTCGAGTCGAGTTTGACAATATCTATACCGTGCTTATTATTCATCGAGTCCAAAAAATTCATAGTTATGTAGATCGGGTTGGTATTCATTCATTTCGGATTAAATTTCCACCTTTGCCACACTGTCAGGACCTAAACTTTGACATTGAACAGTTCCTTTAGTTGTatcaaataagttaaaaaaataatttggacatcacaaattaattaatttcgtTGTGTGGTAAAGGGATGGTTTCGTTTTATTTCATACATCAAACCAATAAACTTTCATATGAGCAGACATGTTAAAAGGACATAAAAACTTGTATGTTCCTCTCGACCTGACGAAAacgactttttctttttttgagaatgATAAGAACATATACTTCATATTTTCTGTAATGATTCGAATCCTCAGACGAGGAAACTCTCGTAATTAAAGTTtataacaaaaaagagagaagatatTAGCatgtattataatttcaaaagtcaaaacatTATTGAATTCCCCTCATAATAAGAATTTAGTCAAATACAGGTGAAGAGAGAGGTTCTGATACCCCACTCTTATCTCACAACGAAAAGACTCAAAAACTCAAGGATATTAGGTGGTGCATATGCAAGCGATGCATCTGCTATAATtagaagtagaaaaataaagtatttatatatatataaagaaaatggcATCCATTTACTGGTGCGCAAGGCAATTGCAGGTGGGCTTGGGAGCTGTGATGGTGAAATGCCAGAGGATTCAAGAAAAGGCTTGGGAGCTGTGATGGTGAGATGCCAGAGGATTCAAGAAAGCACATAGGCTCGGGAAAATCCCATCGCATCACAACTGCAGAAAGGCTAATTCACAGAGAGGCGGCATTTGGTTTTGACCGCTTAGCCTCACCTAATGCAAACGAGGTTAGGTgacttgaaatttatatttgtgAGATCAATGTATTAAAAGCATCCCAAAATTAAATCCTCCCATCTCCCATTACTGGTCAGTACGGAGTTTGGATCAGCCACCAGCCCCACTCTACCACCTTGTGCAGTACATTAACTAGTAGATTATACACtgcacaatatatatatatatatagagagagagtcAACGCACTATGAAATGTTCACTGCTTGCGCTCAGGATCTGTCTCATCGCACCGCAGCACCTGCTTATGAATAGGAAATAGCTTTCGGCCACAGCTGGAGATCCCACCTAATGGCATTAAATGGGCTGGGCCTGGACCACACTTGAACAAGTATCCAGTTAATGGGTgattaaaaagcaaaagaaagagtGCTCCCCCACGACGAGATGCCCTCTCTCTTTGaatatatttgttatatttCTCTTTCTTGTATGTGACTAGAGCATATAACGCTTTGGATACAAACCACTTCCTCCACTTGCAAAATGCGTACCCTCCCACCACTCCAAATCCTCTCcttttctatccttttttttttaaaataattctttcttGGTCAATGTCTCGATGTTGCTTAACCTTTTCGACCaccaaaaaaaactagaaaaaaataaaagtattagtagaaaaagaaaatgcaataaTCAATCACCTCCAATCCTTCTCTATGCTGTTGGCTTGCCCATTATCCGATCCACCTCACACACAACTTGCTGCTGATGCTCTCAGTTATAACAAAATACTCGATCCCCCGTCTATGGTTATTCTGAAGTTTAAATTTCACTCTCTCTAACATTTTAAGCTATTTGAGAATACCTAACTCTCAGGCACAAAGACTTAAAACAAACATATGGCAGAGTGGTTACTCATCCCATCCCTGTAACCTAATTTTGTTCTCATCGATCtttcaagaaggaaaaagatgTCTACCTCATACCCCTACATGTTTCTCGTACGGTTCTTGACACTGGCCAGCTTTTTCAGGTTGCGGGAATTATTTCTGAGTTGCCTATTTTAGCAGAGGATAATATTGTGGACAAAGCGCAACATCAAAACACATGTACCTGGGTAACACGtcatctttctttattttcacatAATGCTttttaaagctatttttttttgaaatatattaaaatgttttctctttttatttttattttttaaaacaaatatatccaACTATGGAGTGAAATTTGTACAGATAATTAGATATTCTTCTTAACAATTGCTAAAGTTTAGGCATCAATTATCAAGACTGGTAAAGCTTTagggattttgaatttttaaattactgACGCCAAATTTATAGTATAGTACAAAAAAAAGGGGCGCGGGGGTAGCagagaaataaaggaaaaaagaccTCCTTggtacaaaaaagaaaaaagaaaaaaaaaaagaagaaaaagtagCCCTCGATTTCTCCGATATACCCTCTCTATACACAAGAAACCAAAGAGGAAACAAAATTCTTGTGCGCTATCAAACGACCACAGTAACCAAAGTTAGGTtaaccttaaaaattaaaacagagtAAGGATTAAAGCACCCTCTCATTAATCATTATCCTCCTTTTCTTTGTGGCCGCTAAAACGCACAGTTTCCGCCGTTTCCGTCAGTCTCTAACCATTCCACTGTTAAccatttttagatttaattttagcTCTCAATCATGACATCGTCGTCGTCACCATCCACGCCACCGTCATCCCCGTCTGCACCACCCTCACCATCCTCATCGACCCACCGCTCAACAGGGGCGCACCCCTCTTTATGCCTGAGCTTCCAGTCAAGTGCTTGACAGGCGCgtgaacaataattaacagCTCCACAAACAGAACACCGTCTAAACTCATGCTTTCTCGTCTCGGAACGCCCACAACCAGTATGAGAGCACAAGCGGAGACCAGAACCCGAAGACCCGCCCCGAATAGCAAACCATTCCGTCATAAAACGACTGGCCGGATGACTCTCAGGAGCTGGAACATTACACCCAAAGTCACTCAATAAAGGGCACCCGCTAGGTCCATTCCCAGTAGGGTGTCGATGGTTAGGATGCGCGTGTGGGTTCCACGAGAACCAAGTGCGTGTTGGGAACCCAGAATTATGTTTCGATAAAACAGCCGCAAGTTCACGCGCGTTTGCTTGGACGAGGAAACGCCGTCCTTCTGTTACGTTTTGCCGGACACCATAACCGTCTTGCAGGCAGTGTCCTAGCTCGCGTAGGGCGTCGATGTGGCCAAGAAAGGCAGCGCGTGCACACAGCGCAACGCCGGCACGAAGGTCTTTGTCGCTTTTAGAGCCACCGCTTCCATTGAATTGTATAACAGCAAGGGAATAAAGTGCAGGCGCGTATGAGCTAATCGCTGCCTTGGCCATCAGAGAAGCTCCACTCCCTCGGTTTTGTAAACAGTAAAACCGAATCTGGCAAgcaaaaacttcatttaatgtcttttaaaataataaataatggatGCATCTGCGTTTTGAGACTCGTATTGTCAgcaatttatttgtaattagtTACCATGCCAAGAGTGTAACAAGCTTCAACATTTCCAGCGTCGGCGAAGAGTTTGAGGAAACGGTGAGCAGAATCAGACCAATTTTTGGCTTTGACTGCAAATGTTTTCGGCGAAGCTTTGGATAGTACTAGAGAATGAAGGCCCAACCCATTTAGTCTCTTGCACCTGCAGTTTAAAATTAACCGACATGATTTAGCGATAACGCCTTTCTTCGCTCCCACGAAAATCAATAACAATACCGTAATTGTTTCCGGTCAAATCTCAAGTGTATCAGCCAACAATtacaaatatccaaaaataggaaaagaaaaaagatagagaagagagaagacaAGAGACGCACGTAAGTAAAACGTTGATGAAATCGGAGGGGCAAGAAGCAGAAGAGCTAAGTTTGCAGAGGATAGAAATGACAAGATCATCGGGTAAAGAATCAAACAAGTCGGTCTCTCCGGTTTTTTGAGTTGAGATTAATCGATTCTTTTTCCGGCAAACCAGGTAATCTCCGGCGGCGAAATCAGGTCTTTCTCTCTTATAACTTGTTGTTGCCGTCCTCTTCCCTGCTGCTGTATCACAAGCGTTTACTGCTGCTCCTCTAGGATAAGAAAGCCCTCTCCGTGTTCTCATTTCTCTTCAGTTTTCTTGTCTCTGTGGTTTTGAGAGATAAAGAGAGGGATGAGAGGCCAAAtgagagtatatatataaaaagagggAAGGAAGCGAACCAGAAGCAAAGGAGggagcagcagcaacaacaacaataacgaCAGAAACCGATTTGGtttgaataaataatgattaattattttacttaattaaacAGAGAGTTTGTGCAGGGTTGTGagttaattacaatattatCCCTAGTGTTGTCGTTTTCTCGGTCAAACATCGTTGACCACGGTCCATGCATCTGGAAGGATGGTAAAATGTGTGGGAAGAAAGTAAAAAAGAGCTCCACAGTAAACTCGTGCTATTTCCAAAATTTACCATCGTATCGACTGTGAGTGTGATTGGATGGCCGTACAAGATGGTAATTGTGTTTTACTTTTAAACATGAATCTGGAAGATTGTTTTACTTGACTTCGTGTTATCTAATAATAGACATAGCAAGATTTTGGCACCGCAAGACACTCCCTCCCTGTGTCTTTCTTCGCTGGAATGTACCATATACGACGGGGCTGTTTTGATTATAttgacatttctttttttaagtttagagaTGCACTTGACTGGTATTTTAGATGCCGTTTTTATTTTctcgataaaaaaagaaactgagATATTGAACATAAAGAGCATTTCCTTCTAATATaaattcattcaaaaattattgtaggaaagttttttttttttttattcattgaaccagatataaatattaaaccTGCTTagaatttaaagaattattgtgatcaataaaatatcaatataacGTTAAGATAGATTGAATCTCATGgttgttgattatttctgaaTGGTTTGTGACTCTGTGGAATGGGTCTGctagtgattatttttatttttatttttatatgtttttttaaattaatttttacttgaaaatatattaaattagagtttttaaactTCCTTTCTGTCTCGTGCTGTGACCATGGCGACCAAACACtagtattttaaaagaatttcaaacatatataaaggATGAAAAACATAATTCGAATTTTGCTTTGTtacttctcctttttttttccgagTCAAGTGAGTTTGGTCATTGTAATTGAAATTCCACAAAACGtcttaaaccctaaaataaaaaatactgacAATAGTAAAAAAAGGTATGACAAAATGacgagggaaaaaaaacagtgtaaatcaattttgtattgttttcgaatataagaagaaaaaaatttaagaagtggtttaatatttttatgttttcctcGGAAAATCCCTATGTACGTAGTATTCGGCCATGTATTTTGAGAGCACGGGACCAAGAATGTCGTGGATATGAACATTATAGCACACGTGAATACTAGGTTTAGGAAAATGATTataccatgtatttttttttaattcaatttttaatctaGTATATTCTCACACTAGAAAAGTACGAGTCATTACGGGtgctttttttccctttttaaacCGTTGGCATTAAAAGATTTACTTCTAATTCAATATTTCATAATAAAGGTTGATGAACGTTATATTCTTTGGTTATAACAGTTAAAGGCATAATTTTAGTTACTGGCAGGTTGTTGAACTACACAAcctctatataaaatataaaatataaaaattattaaactcgattTGTATAAGATTTTTTGAGTAATGATTTAGATAGGTTAATTTGTTACCGATtattcactttaaaaatattaatctgaattttatttgaatttcaagTTGACTCGCTGGACAATGTAAAACCAggtaaaattttaatatgattttttttttacatttagttTGTGCCAAGAGGCAAATtagtgatatttttaattttaattttgagattgtggtagtggtGGTAGTCGCttaaaagtacataaaaaataaaaaaatttaatttttaaaaaatcatttttaacatcagcacatcaaaatgatctaaaaatattaaaaaaattcattttaaatataaaatttttagaaacacgGTGTAACAACGCAAAACATAAAACACATAGAATGATGAATTGATCAAAAATCAAGATTAAGTTTTAATAATCCAAAATTTCCTCGATTATACAACAACTAGAAAAACCAACTCTTATAACATGATCCAAAATGCATGGTATCtttacattaaaagaaaaaacgaaGAATGACGACGGGGTCTCATAGACGTGAGTTTTACCATATTGTAATCAACTTGGGATCCAAATGTGgctgtaaaaaacaaattgttcgCAAAATCTTCTGGTGGACAGCAGGGCCCGGATGTTAACACCTTTACCATCTTACAATCATTTTATTAGGTTTTCAATGGTTAATACATGTTTATACCTTTTCTTTCCAGTAGTACGTACAATGTTTTGTATTCACATACGAATTGAACGACAATCTTGGCGTCGTGAAACTATTGCAGACCCGAACTCACATCAAGAGTTTTATGACAGTaataatttaacccattttttaagtttaatagaTGATAGTCTGAGTCTCCTTGCAAAATTGCTGCTGTCAGAGGgttatgaagtttttttttgttttaaaaatgtttttgaataaaatttattttatttgtttttttcactgtttttaattgttattttttttataaatttagatcatttcaatgtaaaataatttaccATGAATGCATCACACCGAAAACTTGAcaataatttgttgattttctttgtttttttttagaagatggctggtgaatttaataataaaaatcatttgaagactccatctatataataaaaaataaaatttcaactttaGGTGGCAACAAGATGATATTGATTATTGAGAAGTATGAGTGTAAAACTTCATGGAAAtgaaacttaaaataaaataaattaaattttttggatgCATGGGACAAGTCTCTATCTATACTTTTTCGTTTATGCGAATGGAGTTTCTAACTTGGGtgataattatcaaataaccatatcaattcaatagtttaagctgttagatgatgcttcaatatataatttatattattctctaacacactcccTTAAGTGAAAGTTCTTTGAGTTTAAAACTTGCACAAGCCTAAATTAtcatgagattcgaactcgtgaccacttggtcatgaaggctctgataccatgtcaatgaactatctcaacctaataacttaagtttttagatgagactctaaaatataatttatattatttcctaataataatttcatttttccctTGTATTATTACTTTATATCTAAATTTAAACAAGGACCGGTAAAAAGAACTTCAATAGACATAGCAGTAGCCTGAATGCACATGATCTCTGAGGATCACAAAACAACTTAAAACCACATGTGAAGATgataaaattcatattattttacgaccaaatttcaaagaaaactaacagaaaaaatttcaatatagCAATGTGAATGAAGATGTACCTCAACATCATAAAATGactaagttttttctttctaaggATCGCGgtgcataattttttaaaatagttgttttatataaaattaaattaaattttattttttatttttataccatcacatcaaaacttttataaaaataattttaaaaacatcaatttaatatttttttaaat
It encodes the following:
- the LOC7496569 gene encoding F-box protein At1g67340 — its product is MRTRRGLSYPRGAAVNACDTAAGKRTATTSYKRERPDFAAGDYLVCRKKNRLISTQKTGETDLFDSLPDDLVISILCKLSSSASCPSDFINVLLTCKRLNGLGLHSLVLSKASPKTFAVKAKNWSDSAHRFLKLFADAGNVEACYTLGMIRFYCLQNRGSGASLMAKAAISSYAPALYSLAVIQFNGSGGSKSDKDLRAGVALCARAAFLGHIDALRELGHCLQDGYGVRQNVTEGRRFLVQANARELAAVLSKHNSGFPTRTWFSWNPHAHPNHRHPTGNGPSGCPLLSDFGCNVPAPESHPASRFMTEWFAIRGGSSGSGLRLCSHTGCGRSETRKHEFRRCSVCGAVNYCSRACQALDWKLRHKEGCAPVERWVDEDGEGGADGDDGGVDGDDDDVMIES